Within Theileria orientalis strain Shintoku DNA, chromosome 4, complete genome, the genomic segment TTTTACAGCTGCTCCGCATGTCACGCCTACTAATATTTCAGCTGGATCACAGGCTATTGTAACTCCTATCAATGCGGCTAATCAACAGCCTAGTCCACCTCCCAAACCTCTTAACAAAGTTACAATTGACATTCGAGTTAAGGAATCAACTGCATTCATAAAATACAGGAGAGATGAACCTGAAAAAACTGACATTTGGTATGCCATCGATGGCAATATTATTAACGAAATTCAGGTCAATGGCGTCAAGAGGTGGCCTCCTGATAATGAGACTAAGGAGTGTAAGAAGGTACTCTTTATTGCAAAAGAAACTGACAAAAAGCCAACTTTGAAAGTCCTTTATGAAGATGAATCTGAAGCTTTCGATCCTGATAATCCACCTTCTATATCCACCAATTCCAGTCTCGTGATTACAGATGATACTTCATCTTTGTCAGTTCAAACAAGTGTAGCCGATGGCACTTCAATCTCGTCTGTGCCTGATCCTACATCTGTTAATAATGAAGAGCAAGTGGTAACACAACCAGCTGAAGAATCAACACAACACACTTTTATTCCAGCAACACCATCTTCAGTCAATTTTACCCAAATCTTTGTAGATCCAACTCAATCACTCCAAACTCCTGAGATCACCCCAGGTCAAACTATTACTACAACTTCTATTACTCCCGAATCACAGGATCAAGCTTCTTCTTGGACAACTCCTACACATCAACCATCTGGTTTCACGATTCCTCTTGAAACAGATCAATCTCAACCTTCGGTATCCGAAGAGATTCCTTCGGGACTGCCTGCTTCAAGTTCTATTTTTGGACCTGCACAAGTGGACCACAGTGCTCAACCTTCTCAGCCACCTCAAATGTCATATTCTCATTACGATGGCAAAGCGTACACTGATATTTCGCTCGAGGATGAGGAAGGTGATGATGATAGTGACGTGCCAAGTCATGGGTTCCATGTTGAAGAGATTTATGGATACGATCCAGACGACGATGATGACGGGTATCAAAGGGTTCCCCTAACTGATTACGTCTCAAATCTTGGTCATAGAGTTGGAAATCTTGAACGCAGAATGGACCCTGTTGAGGACAAGATTGAATTACTTTCTAGAATTATTGATTATCAACACCAAATTTTAGAATTCCGAGAACTTGTCGGTAAAAAATCTGCTTTCGATGTAGATTTTGGCCGTCATGGTCAATTTGGCGCCGACATGTTCAGGCCGGCCACTTCTCAGATGTCCAAGGAGCTCGCTGTCACCGAGCACCCCTCGGATGTTAAGTTGTTGGTGATAGACCCTAATGATGCCACGAAATTCGTTGACCTCGACACCAACAAGTACAAGGTGAAACAAGAAGGCGACGAGATCCACTACTTGTTAGACGAGGGTGTCGAGTGCAAGTTGGTCACATATCAGGCCAAGAGCGTGTGGAGTCACCGCAATTCCGACCCTCACCCTATTGGCGTTGTTTTTTACCCTGATGACGACAAGGTCGTGGTCGACTTTGAAGACGCGTTCGTGATGTACGTGAAGAAGGGTGAACTGTCTGAAACCATTCCTCTTAATCCTGAACTTACTGATATGGTTGGTGAGGGTTTAACCGAAATTGATCCAAATAATACTGAATCAcatgatgaaaataatgaaCCTTCAGACATTCAGGAATCTAGATAAGGTATCAGTTTCACTAAAGTCAATTACTGTTGATTTCGTCAAATGGTTTTTTTTCGGTGTTATCACAACTAgaattatgtaaaatatttccATTTTCGAATGTGCTAGTTCTTATCGACTAGTACATGAATACGGTTTTATCTTGTAGTTCTATCgcaatttaatatattttaattcattaaCGTGATAGGCAActttgtataatttttatattaatttattttatcataaatgTTCTAGATATAATAGGTAATTACCCAGAGGAGTAACCccaaaaaattaatacgATAGTGACTTTCTTTTGTCAGATCAATTCATCATATGGCATCCAATTATCAGGCAATCGGGTTAGATACAGCATAAacatcatatttaaaatttacaattcAACCACCAGAACTTATTATTATGCAGTCGATAGAccttattttaacaattacAGTCAGAATACTGAATATTGTAGCAAATTATCATGTTTAACCCATAAACACTGAAACGAAATAATTTCAACAATTTgtctaaatttaacaagTGAACATCGTTTCTTGGAATTTTAAACCAACGCATTACAAATTCGGCTGCTGTACAGTTACCACTAGCATCCAAACTGATAAAGGCCATAAGGTGTGGAAGCTACAAGCCTCCAAATCTGTCTAGAGGCTGCACACATTTTCAAGCTGCAAAGCCTTAATTTCAAGGGGAAACTAACattcatatataatataaattactGAAAtaaagattaaaaattaaacgaGGAAATTATGATTAATTTTCTAGTCTAACACCAATTTTTCTTCCTCCAAGAGAATAGTCGTTGTACATGTTAATGGCCTTCTTCGCACTGTACTCATTGGCGAAGATGACCTTTCCAATCCCCCTAGACCTGCCGTCCTCGTAACTTAGAACATCTGCCCTAAGAAAAATGGGCACATCCAAAATTACCTCAACACGATTCCGCAGTTCTTAAACAGGTCCTTCAACTCCTTCCACGTGGTTTTCCACTGCAAATTTGTGACCATAACAGTGTTGCTCCTGCAACGAAAGTTAGCGATAGATAGCTAAGATCAAAGGGAGAGagtgtaaatatacacgGTAGACCTACTTTGGGGAATCAGAATACCCGCGTTGGTAACGGTTGTACCCTCTGAACGGTGTGTAGTTTTCCCTATCCTCCCTTACAAAAATTTGACGATctacaaaaaattaagtttataaaaatcatACCAAGAATTGAGGTGTCGTTCAACTCCGAAATGGCCCTCACTGCGGACTCCTCATTCGCGAATTCTACAATTCCACACCCCTAAACAGCGACGCCGATTAGAAAAAAATTGAGTCAAGATTACCTTCGATTTCCCGTCGCGGTCCTCTATAATGTCGGCCCTAACAACGTCCCCGACTTGCTTCATGTGATCCTTCAAGTCCTGCCATTTAACCTTCCACGACAAATTACCAACATATACTCTACGTTTATTGGACTAAAAGATATTatagataaatacaaatataacttactttattcattttaaacaattgaTAAATGTAACAAACAGTTTATACTGTACTAATCTACAATCtaagttttattaaaatacacatgaaCAGATGGTTTAAGGATACAATTAATTATCCGAGCACAAATTGATATTTAGAGGAACTGTTAACTATAAATAGAATGTTTTGGGATCTTAGCCTTTGTAATTGATATAATTTAGACCATCGAAGACCCCATCCATAAATACCATGGGGCTGACAAATATGCGTAAATTGGCGAATCCGCGCACACACctttgtaaatttgtttacTATGGGCTTGTTTAGTGccatatgtatatatgtattagGCTTTACAGTACACATGAGTGCAAAAATCTCCAGAGAGCAATTACATTAATATCAATTTGAGTTAAATAGCAATATCAGATTAGATTccattcatatttattttcgcTTCACTGAGGGGTAATGGATTCCaccttttatttatttaaatattagttgaTTCCTTCAATAAACTGCAACCATGAGTTGAGCAGTTTACATAAGCTTCCTGATGGTATGTAGGAGATTTACCAACGATTCAACGTTTTTAATAATCTTGTAGTCCCTAAATACAATTGATACACCCATGTgttaaaatgaatgtaTAATAAGGGTCGAGGGCAGGTGGGCGAATCAGTGTTAAATGGGCcattaaatgaaaaactTACAAATCAAGGTCAACTGTGCGATCGCCAGAATTCAGCATATTGGAATAcctataaaattaaattcacaCCTCAGATACCTATACAACAGCTTGTTAACTTGAACCTCGAGGAGGCGGAGCTGTCCCAGTTCAAAGTTGAAATTCTGCCTTTGCAACTAAGTCAAAACTATTAGTAATATAAAGTACCATGTTCTCAACAGGCTTGACTCCATTGGGAACCAGCTTATCGTTGCCACTGTGTATAGAATTTAGCTCAAttccatttaaatttagttcACCAATGGGAACGTAAGGGTCCAGTCTACTAGTATTCACTTCGTCAGGATAGGAAAAttctataaaataaataaaattattttcaaaaaggaatattaatatacataaataggTAGTAAATGTGATACCATTCCTTTTATCTCTAACATTGGAAGGAGTTCGAGCGGAACACTTGCAACAAACAGAGCTTCCATCCCTAGAACGCATCAGAGGGACTTCAGTACACTAATCaagtattaaaaatgaaaaagaaaGTAGAATACCCTAGTACAGTTGTCGGAAAGCATAGTCCATCCTTTTAGAAGCAATCCGGCCATTTTCTGAGTAATTTCATCATTTTTTGAGTGAGAATCAAAATCGATATCACCCatcattaaaaatacataaataataagaaAGAATAAGagtaataattaaaaaaaaataaaacagtaaCCCCCATGGCGTAATTTCAAGTACACATCGAtagaaaacataaaattatttaaaattcatataaatatataaacatatgctagtaaatgataaattattgataaatattgATAACAAATAACGGCAGCTCGACCATGAATTTGAACTTGACGAAGAAGGTCGAagataacattttaaatatattaaatgaaaGGGAGCACGAGATAGATGATATAATACACGACTACACAGTGCTTGAAAAAAAGTTATACAAGTCAAGGGACGATGAGGCACTAGAAACCCTGAGAGAAGCAAGGCTTCGGGAGCTGAAGAAACAGTATACAAGGAGGCAGGAGTACTTACAGAAGGGGTACGGGAGGGTAGAGGAGGTGTACTCAGACAAGGAGTTCTTCAACGCGTGTAGAGACGCAGACTCAGTGGTGAGATAAATACTAATAACTTCACGGCCGTAATGGCTCCCATTAATACTAACTTAGGTGGTTCACTTTTATCGGCCAACAACAAAGAGGTGTGAATACCTTGAGTCTCATTTGAAAAGGGTTGCAGATACCCACTTTACGACAAAGTTCCTAAAGGTAAACGCAGAAAAGACGCCCTTTATTTGCGACAGATTCAACATTTGGTGTATACCGACGGTAAGTCAGTCGACGAGTTAACTCCTTTTAGCTCATGATAATAAAAGAGGGAAAGACCAGCCACTCAATAGTAGGATTCGAGGAGTTGGGAGGTGAGTTTTCGAGCAAATATAGAGCGTGTAGGCGACGGATTCGATACAGAAACCCTGGTGTCAGTGCTCGACAAACATGGAATAAAGCAGCCCAGCGGCTGAGTATACACAATATCAGCCCTTACTGAAGCAAAAGAGTAGAAATTAGGTCCCAGTGGTATAATCATCTTTTACAAATAACAGCAAACTCTACAATTCGGCACTGTAAACATGTACAAGGCACTGGTGGGTGATTTGAGTCACATGTTGTTTGTGTCATACGGATACTATGACACAGGATATGAAATAGAGGTGATATCGTATGGTGATGGAGATAAAGAGTACGGTTTcatgaataataaaagtaatgtaatatatcaaatatgcgatatatagtacattatGAGTGCTAACGAACCTAGAGCTTCCTCTTGGGAATGCAAGACCTGAGGGAGGACTCCCAGTCCCTGGAAACGTAAAAGtcaagtaaaatatttacacaggTGTTCACAGATAAAATGTGAGAACCAGAAAGCTTTAAGTGCTCCCGAATGGGAAGCCTCCGACACTTAGCACCAATGATGCGAGCCTTATTGTAAGTAATACCGTCCAGCCTATTGCGATCGACAATGCCACCAATAACATAGATGCCAGAAGGAACAAGATCAGAAAGAATATCACTAGAATCAGCAGAAAGATAAGTCAAGTCATCGGAATTGAAAAGAGAGTCGAGAGGCTGGTGAGTTAAAAGGCAGGACCAATTCTGAGTGCCACTGATGCGCCGGAAAGCCTCGTCCAAAAAACTGTTCTCCTTAATTccacaaataattaaattaaaggGCTTAGAAGCACGCTTATTAGCACCGTAAGATTGCATAATCTGGTTAGCAAGACTCCGGGATTCCTTCTCAGAAGCATAGTCGTTAAATTCACAATCAATGACAATAATGggatttaatttacaagaTTCAACAAACTGAgatttttttaacaactTACTCTCACGAGTcataagtaaaaataaaaaaataaagaaaaaaataagtacaGAGGTAGTGAATTAGGGggaacaaaaaaataataaaatagggtgtaaaaaattaaaatcttatttgtaaattattatggatgtatattattcatGTAATGGTTGCAATCAACTGACAACAAGTAAATTATCATGTCCAGTATGTAAAACAAGaggtaaaataagtatattcTGCACACAAGactgttttaaaatgttcTGGAATAACCATAAATCAAAACAcagagtaaaataataaaaagtaatattTCTGTAGGAAAAAGTAGTCGATTTCGGATATGAAGCAGATTACGAAAACGACCCACACCTGaggtaaataaaaggaaaaaacaaattaaaaataatgtagtaAGTTCCGGAGGTTCAGATTTAGCGGAAATATGAGACCATGGCCACTAAGTGAGCCCAGAAA encodes:
- a CDS encoding predicted protein, encoding MNKSNKRRVYVGNLSWKVKWQDLKDHMKQVGDVVRADIIEDRDGKSKGCGIVEFANEESAVRAISELNDTSILDRQIFVREDRENYTPFRGYNRYQRGYSDSPKSNTVMVTNLQWKTTWKELKDLFKNCGIVLRADVLSYEDGRSRGIGKVIFANEYSAKKAINMYNDYSLGGRKIGVRLEN
- a CDS encoding uncharacterized protein (Sjogrens syndrome scleroderma autoantigen 1 family protein), which gives rise to MGDIDFDSHSKNDEITQKMAGLLLKGWTMLSDNCTRCTEVPLMRSRDGSSVCCKCSARTPSNVRDKRNEFSYPDEVNTSRLDPYVPIGELNLNGIELNSIHSGNDKLVPNGVKPVENMLQRQNFNFELGQLRLLEVQVNKLLYRYLRYSNMLNSGDRTVDLDL
- a CDS encoding uncharacterized protein (thioredoxin domain containing protein) → MNLNLTKKVEDNILNILNEREHEIDDIIHDYTVLEKKLYKSRDDEALETLREARLRELKKQYTRRQEYLQKGYGRVEEVYSDKEFFNACRDADSVVVHFYRPTTKRCEYLESHLKRVADTHFTTKFLKVNAEKTPFICDRFNIWCIPTLMIIKEGKTSHSIVGFEELGGDGFDTETLVSVLDKHGIKQPSG
- a CDS encoding uncharacterized protein (Os02g0725600 protein), whose translation is MTRESKLLKKSQFVESCKLNPIIVIDCEFNDYASEKESRSLANQIMQSYGANKRASKPFNLIICGIKENSFLDEAFRRISGTQNWSCLLTHQPLDSLFNSDDLTYLSADSSDILSDLVPSGIYVIGGIVDRNRLDGITYNKARIIGAKCRRLPIREHLKLSGSHILSVNTCVNILLDFYVSRDWESSLRSCIPKRKL